A genomic region of Oryza glaberrima chromosome 1, OglaRS2, whole genome shotgun sequence contains the following coding sequences:
- the LOC127775839 gene encoding kinesin-like protein KIN-14B isoform X2, giving the protein MKISVMTIQNQRLKFKKFKQITLQRREALNNYLDLKGNIRVFCRIRPFHHEESYSSRNLFTLDESNVFLKVAETKRKQYKFDKVFNQFSTQGDVFSEVEPVIKSALDGYNVCIFAYGQTGSGKTYTMEGKPTNLGVIPRGIQTLFNQASECNNRFLFTFSMLEIYMGNIRDLLAPRSKTNGLKNVPSLSIKSDPDGGIEIEDLVAVTVNSFQEVKRLYEMGTRLRSTASTMANSTSSRSHCLIRISLTSLNATERRKATSKLWMIDLGGSERLVKTKATGKRLKEGKAINLSLSALGDVIDALQTKKPHVPYRNSKLTQVLRDSLGCESKTLMLVHISPDEGDLCETICTLGFATRVRSIRLESEEPPEMKARKETLLIDFGQKVNDLEHECEDIRRKIKNLEESMEHLTGPQPTIYSNFDMSHLSSEELKTDVSSNVRNSKNRREASSRLPRFMKPTASSQHRIGLNNRTPIINRLKPPVPPRRRPSSVYAESVMVPVNAAPWQSECSSECSMSLTSDMNWTPSIRDGTECSQDASEYEIKQVIFSEHEKSSHDQVTCYTDYPLAESRDIQIKIEEKGIVDIDNWLHQQIVEKTSTFRSKMVLDIPGVTEAEIHVSSIPSPTTMACTKEDSQVKDEVMGLTLQSSTDYVEDIKQSKTDNQFTAKELCTPPFKEFCSNNEVKGHKNEHPVYHGRPRRSLQEELENCTLEKPNMDSKSHRSHDDKHKTGKFTKFFQALQTAWIGALLALGTVSIGLEHGFFQSLTL; this is encoded by the exons ATGAAAATATCAGTGATGACAATACAGAATCAGAGGCTAAAGTTCAAAAAATTCAAG CAGATAACACTGCAGAGGAGAGAGGCACTAAATAACTACTTGGATTTGAAAG GAAATATAAGGGTGTTTTGCCGTATAAGGCCTTTTCATCATGAAGAAAGTTACAGTTCAAGAAATCTGTTCACTCTGGATGAGAGCAATGTTTTTCTGAAAGTTGCTGAAACCAAGAGAAAACAATACAAGTTTGATAAGGTTTTCAATCAATTCTCAACACAAG GTGATGTATTTTCCGAAGTTGAACCAGTGATAAAATCTGCTTTAGATGGCTACAATGTTTGCATATTTGCCTACGGTCAAACAGGTAGTGGAAAAACTTATACAATG GAAGGCAAGCCTACAAATTTGGGTGTCATACCACGTGGGATTCAAACACTGTTCAACCAAGCTTCAGAATGCAACAATAGGTTTCTGTTCACTTTCAGTATGCTTGAGATATATATGGGGAACATACGAGATCTACTAGCCCCAAGAAGCAAGACTAATGGGCTTAAGAATGTACCAAG CCTCTCCATTAAATCAGACCCTGATGGTGGCATTGAGATTGAAGATCTGGTGGCAGTTACTGTGAATAGTTTTCAAGAAGTGAAAAGATTGTATGAAATGGGGACCCGTCTTAGATCAACAGCTTCCACTATGGCAAATTCTACTTCAAGCAGATCTCACTg TTTGATTCGCATCTCATTGACTTCCTTGAATGCAACTGAGAGAAGAAAAGCAACAAGTAAATTGTGGATGATTGATCTAGGTGGGAGTGAAAGACTTGTAAAGACAAAAGCAACTGGGAAAAGGCTCAAGGAAGGGAAAGCCATAAATTTGTCGTTGTCAGCCCTAGGCGATGTGATTGACGCACTACAGACTAAAAAACCCCATGTCCCTTACAG AAATAGTAAGCTTACACAAGTACTGAGAGATTCTCTAG GATGTGAATCCAAAACATTGATGCTTGTCCATATCAGCCCAGATGAGGGTGATTTGTGTGAGACAATTTGCACCTTGGGTTTTGCAACAAGAGTGAGAAGTATTCGCCTGGAAAGTGAAGAACCACCA GAGATGAAAGCAAGGAAGGAAACATTATTAATAGATTTTGGACAGAAGGTCAATGATTTGGAACATGAATGTGAagatattagaagaaaaattaagAATCTCGAGGAGAGTATGGAGCACTTGACAGGACCTCAGCCAACTATTTACTCTAATTTTGACATGTCACATCTATCCAGTGAAGAACTGAAAACAGATGTATCAAGTAATGTGAGGAATTCAAAGAATCGCAGAGAAGCCTCTTCCAGGTTACCAAGGTTCATGAAGCCAACTGCTTCTAGCCAGCACAGGATAGGCTTAAATAATCGCACTCCCATTATTAACAGGCTAAAACCACCAGTACCACCAAGGAGGCGGCCTTCCTCAGTTTATGCTGAGTCTGTAATGGTCCCAGTAAATGCTGCCCCTTGGCAATCAGAATGCAGCTCCGAATGCAGTATGTCCTTAACAAGTGACATGAATTGGACACCAAGCATACGAGATGGAACTGAATGTAGCCAGGATGCATCAGAATACGAGATTAAACAGGTGATTTTCTCAGAACATGAGAAATCATCGCATGATCAAGTGACCTGCTACACAGATTATCCACTTGCGGAATCTAGAGATATACAGATTAAAATCGAAGAGAAGGGAATTGTAGACATTGACAATTGGCTCCACCAACAAATCGTTGAGAAGACTAGCACATTTCGAAGCAAAATGGTGCTTGATATTCCCGGAGTAACTGAAGCTGAAATCCATGTTTCTAGTATTCCTTCACCAACTACTATGGCATGCACTAAAGAAGATAGCCAGGTAAAGGATGAAGTAATGGGCCTAACCCTTCAATCCTCAACAGACTATGTCGAGGATATAAAGCAAAGCAAGACTGATAATCAATTCACAGCAAAAGAATTATGCACTCCACCATTTAAAGAATTTTGCAGCAACAATGAAGTGAAGGGACATAAAAACGAACATCCTGTGTACCATGGGAGACCCAGAAGGTCACTACAGGAAGAACTGGAAAATTGCACGCTAGAGAAGCCAAACATGGACTCAAAATCTCACAGGTCACATGATGATAAACACAAAACAG
- the LOC127775839 gene encoding kinesin-like protein KIN-14B isoform X3, with the protein MKISVMTIQNQRLKFKKFKITLQRREALNNYLDLKGNIRVFCRIRPFHHEESYSSRNLFTLDESNVFLKVAETKRKQYKFDKVFNQFSTQGDVFSEVEPVIKSALDGYNVCIFAYGQTGSGKTYTMEGKPTNLGVIPRGIQTLFNQASECNNRFLFTFSMLEIYMGNIRDLLAPRSKTNGLKNVPSLSIKSDPDGGIEIEDLVAVTVNSFQEVKRLYEMGTRLRSTASTMANSTSSRSHCLIRISLTSLNATERRKATSKLWMIDLGGSERLVKTKATGKRLKEGKAINLSLSALGDVIDALQTKKPHVPYRNSKLTQVLRDSLGCESKTLMLVHISPDEGDLCETICTLGFATRVRSIRLESEEPPEMKARKETLLIDFGQKVNDLEHECEDIRRKIKNLEESMEHLTGPQPTIYSNFDMSHLSSEELKTDVSSNVRNSKNRREASSRLPRFMKPTASSQHRIGLNNRTPIINRLKPPVPPRRRPSSVYAESVMVPVNAAPWQSECSSECSMSLTSDMNWTPSIRDGTECSQDASEYEIKQVIFSEHEKSSHDQVTCYTDYPLAESRDIQIKIEEKGIVDIDNWLHQQIVEKTSTFRSKMVLDIPGVTEAEIHVSSIPSPTTMACTKEDSQVKDEVMGLTLQSSTDYVEDIKQSKTDNQFTAKELCTPPFKEFCSNNEVKGHKNEHPVYHGRPRRSLQEELENCTLEKPNMDSKSHRSHDDKHKTGKFTKFFQALQTAWIGALLALGTVSIGLEHGFFQSLTL; encoded by the exons ATGAAAATATCAGTGATGACAATACAGAATCAGAGGCTAAAGTTCAAAAAATTCAAG ATAACACTGCAGAGGAGAGAGGCACTAAATAACTACTTGGATTTGAAAG GAAATATAAGGGTGTTTTGCCGTATAAGGCCTTTTCATCATGAAGAAAGTTACAGTTCAAGAAATCTGTTCACTCTGGATGAGAGCAATGTTTTTCTGAAAGTTGCTGAAACCAAGAGAAAACAATACAAGTTTGATAAGGTTTTCAATCAATTCTCAACACAAG GTGATGTATTTTCCGAAGTTGAACCAGTGATAAAATCTGCTTTAGATGGCTACAATGTTTGCATATTTGCCTACGGTCAAACAGGTAGTGGAAAAACTTATACAATG GAAGGCAAGCCTACAAATTTGGGTGTCATACCACGTGGGATTCAAACACTGTTCAACCAAGCTTCAGAATGCAACAATAGGTTTCTGTTCACTTTCAGTATGCTTGAGATATATATGGGGAACATACGAGATCTACTAGCCCCAAGAAGCAAGACTAATGGGCTTAAGAATGTACCAAG CCTCTCCATTAAATCAGACCCTGATGGTGGCATTGAGATTGAAGATCTGGTGGCAGTTACTGTGAATAGTTTTCAAGAAGTGAAAAGATTGTATGAAATGGGGACCCGTCTTAGATCAACAGCTTCCACTATGGCAAATTCTACTTCAAGCAGATCTCACTg TTTGATTCGCATCTCATTGACTTCCTTGAATGCAACTGAGAGAAGAAAAGCAACAAGTAAATTGTGGATGATTGATCTAGGTGGGAGTGAAAGACTTGTAAAGACAAAAGCAACTGGGAAAAGGCTCAAGGAAGGGAAAGCCATAAATTTGTCGTTGTCAGCCCTAGGCGATGTGATTGACGCACTACAGACTAAAAAACCCCATGTCCCTTACAG AAATAGTAAGCTTACACAAGTACTGAGAGATTCTCTAG GATGTGAATCCAAAACATTGATGCTTGTCCATATCAGCCCAGATGAGGGTGATTTGTGTGAGACAATTTGCACCTTGGGTTTTGCAACAAGAGTGAGAAGTATTCGCCTGGAAAGTGAAGAACCACCA GAGATGAAAGCAAGGAAGGAAACATTATTAATAGATTTTGGACAGAAGGTCAATGATTTGGAACATGAATGTGAagatattagaagaaaaattaagAATCTCGAGGAGAGTATGGAGCACTTGACAGGACCTCAGCCAACTATTTACTCTAATTTTGACATGTCACATCTATCCAGTGAAGAACTGAAAACAGATGTATCAAGTAATGTGAGGAATTCAAAGAATCGCAGAGAAGCCTCTTCCAGGTTACCAAGGTTCATGAAGCCAACTGCTTCTAGCCAGCACAGGATAGGCTTAAATAATCGCACTCCCATTATTAACAGGCTAAAACCACCAGTACCACCAAGGAGGCGGCCTTCCTCAGTTTATGCTGAGTCTGTAATGGTCCCAGTAAATGCTGCCCCTTGGCAATCAGAATGCAGCTCCGAATGCAGTATGTCCTTAACAAGTGACATGAATTGGACACCAAGCATACGAGATGGAACTGAATGTAGCCAGGATGCATCAGAATACGAGATTAAACAGGTGATTTTCTCAGAACATGAGAAATCATCGCATGATCAAGTGACCTGCTACACAGATTATCCACTTGCGGAATCTAGAGATATACAGATTAAAATCGAAGAGAAGGGAATTGTAGACATTGACAATTGGCTCCACCAACAAATCGTTGAGAAGACTAGCACATTTCGAAGCAAAATGGTGCTTGATATTCCCGGAGTAACTGAAGCTGAAATCCATGTTTCTAGTATTCCTTCACCAACTACTATGGCATGCACTAAAGAAGATAGCCAGGTAAAGGATGAAGTAATGGGCCTAACCCTTCAATCCTCAACAGACTATGTCGAGGATATAAAGCAAAGCAAGACTGATAATCAATTCACAGCAAAAGAATTATGCACTCCACCATTTAAAGAATTTTGCAGCAACAATGAAGTGAAGGGACATAAAAACGAACATCCTGTGTACCATGGGAGACCCAGAAGGTCACTACAGGAAGAACTGGAAAATTGCACGCTAGAGAAGCCAAACATGGACTCAAAATCTCACAGGTCACATGATGATAAACACAAAACAG
- the LOC127775839 gene encoding kinesin-like protein KIN-14B isoform X1: MDVQPARTMRNLPDTLSSLMGFNKHLTPSWIESVSHIIDGLSPTKPQMKVMVEKDENISDDNTESEAKVQKIQDELVSLNAQLKQITLQRREALNNYLDLKGNIRVFCRIRPFHHEESYSSRNLFTLDESNVFLKVAETKRKQYKFDKVFNQFSTQGDVFSEVEPVIKSALDGYNVCIFAYGQTGSGKTYTMEGKPTNLGVIPRGIQTLFNQASECNNRFLFTFSMLEIYMGNIRDLLAPRSKTNGLKNVPSLSIKSDPDGGIEIEDLVAVTVNSFQEVKRLYEMGTRLRSTASTMANSTSSRSHCLIRISLTSLNATERRKATSKLWMIDLGGSERLVKTKATGKRLKEGKAINLSLSALGDVIDALQTKKPHVPYRNSKLTQVLRDSLGCESKTLMLVHISPDEGDLCETICTLGFATRVRSIRLESEEPPEMKARKETLLIDFGQKVNDLEHECEDIRRKIKNLEESMEHLTGPQPTIYSNFDMSHLSSEELKTDVSSNVRNSKNRREASSRLPRFMKPTASSQHRIGLNNRTPIINRLKPPVPPRRRPSSVYAESVMVPVNAAPWQSECSSECSMSLTSDMNWTPSIRDGTECSQDASEYEIKQVIFSEHEKSSHDQVTCYTDYPLAESRDIQIKIEEKGIVDIDNWLHQQIVEKTSTFRSKMVLDIPGVTEAEIHVSSIPSPTTMACTKEDSQVKDEVMGLTLQSSTDYVEDIKQSKTDNQFTAKELCTPPFKEFCSNNEVKGHKNEHPVYHGRPRRSLQEELENCTLEKPNMDSKSHRSHDDKHKTGKFTKFFQALQTAWIGALLALGTVSIGLEHGFFQSLTL, translated from the exons ATGGATGTGCAACCCGCAAGAACCATGCGGAATCTCCCAGATACACTGTCATCCCTCATGGGGTTCAACAAGCACCTCACGCCTAGTTGGATTGAATCAGTGTCTCACATCATTGATGGGTTGTCACCTACCAAGCCACAAATGAAAGTAATGGTTGAGAAGGATGAAAATATCAGTGATGACAATACAGAATCAGAGGCTAAAGTTCAAAAAATTCAAG ATGAACTGGTTTCACTGAATGCTCAACTAAAGCAGATAACACTGCAGAGGAGAGAGGCACTAAATAACTACTTGGATTTGAAAG GAAATATAAGGGTGTTTTGCCGTATAAGGCCTTTTCATCATGAAGAAAGTTACAGTTCAAGAAATCTGTTCACTCTGGATGAGAGCAATGTTTTTCTGAAAGTTGCTGAAACCAAGAGAAAACAATACAAGTTTGATAAGGTTTTCAATCAATTCTCAACACAAG GTGATGTATTTTCCGAAGTTGAACCAGTGATAAAATCTGCTTTAGATGGCTACAATGTTTGCATATTTGCCTACGGTCAAACAGGTAGTGGAAAAACTTATACAATG GAAGGCAAGCCTACAAATTTGGGTGTCATACCACGTGGGATTCAAACACTGTTCAACCAAGCTTCAGAATGCAACAATAGGTTTCTGTTCACTTTCAGTATGCTTGAGATATATATGGGGAACATACGAGATCTACTAGCCCCAAGAAGCAAGACTAATGGGCTTAAGAATGTACCAAG CCTCTCCATTAAATCAGACCCTGATGGTGGCATTGAGATTGAAGATCTGGTGGCAGTTACTGTGAATAGTTTTCAAGAAGTGAAAAGATTGTATGAAATGGGGACCCGTCTTAGATCAACAGCTTCCACTATGGCAAATTCTACTTCAAGCAGATCTCACTg TTTGATTCGCATCTCATTGACTTCCTTGAATGCAACTGAGAGAAGAAAAGCAACAAGTAAATTGTGGATGATTGATCTAGGTGGGAGTGAAAGACTTGTAAAGACAAAAGCAACTGGGAAAAGGCTCAAGGAAGGGAAAGCCATAAATTTGTCGTTGTCAGCCCTAGGCGATGTGATTGACGCACTACAGACTAAAAAACCCCATGTCCCTTACAG AAATAGTAAGCTTACACAAGTACTGAGAGATTCTCTAG GATGTGAATCCAAAACATTGATGCTTGTCCATATCAGCCCAGATGAGGGTGATTTGTGTGAGACAATTTGCACCTTGGGTTTTGCAACAAGAGTGAGAAGTATTCGCCTGGAAAGTGAAGAACCACCA GAGATGAAAGCAAGGAAGGAAACATTATTAATAGATTTTGGACAGAAGGTCAATGATTTGGAACATGAATGTGAagatattagaagaaaaattaagAATCTCGAGGAGAGTATGGAGCACTTGACAGGACCTCAGCCAACTATTTACTCTAATTTTGACATGTCACATCTATCCAGTGAAGAACTGAAAACAGATGTATCAAGTAATGTGAGGAATTCAAAGAATCGCAGAGAAGCCTCTTCCAGGTTACCAAGGTTCATGAAGCCAACTGCTTCTAGCCAGCACAGGATAGGCTTAAATAATCGCACTCCCATTATTAACAGGCTAAAACCACCAGTACCACCAAGGAGGCGGCCTTCCTCAGTTTATGCTGAGTCTGTAATGGTCCCAGTAAATGCTGCCCCTTGGCAATCAGAATGCAGCTCCGAATGCAGTATGTCCTTAACAAGTGACATGAATTGGACACCAAGCATACGAGATGGAACTGAATGTAGCCAGGATGCATCAGAATACGAGATTAAACAGGTGATTTTCTCAGAACATGAGAAATCATCGCATGATCAAGTGACCTGCTACACAGATTATCCACTTGCGGAATCTAGAGATATACAGATTAAAATCGAAGAGAAGGGAATTGTAGACATTGACAATTGGCTCCACCAACAAATCGTTGAGAAGACTAGCACATTTCGAAGCAAAATGGTGCTTGATATTCCCGGAGTAACTGAAGCTGAAATCCATGTTTCTAGTATTCCTTCACCAACTACTATGGCATGCACTAAAGAAGATAGCCAGGTAAAGGATGAAGTAATGGGCCTAACCCTTCAATCCTCAACAGACTATGTCGAGGATATAAAGCAAAGCAAGACTGATAATCAATTCACAGCAAAAGAATTATGCACTCCACCATTTAAAGAATTTTGCAGCAACAATGAAGTGAAGGGACATAAAAACGAACATCCTGTGTACCATGGGAGACCCAGAAGGTCACTACAGGAAGAACTGGAAAATTGCACGCTAGAGAAGCCAAACATGGACTCAAAATCTCACAGGTCACATGATGATAAACACAAAACAG
- the LOC127759935 gene encoding uncharacterized protein LOC127759935: MRRRSGIRSFCHGVDSTSTTMQRRLVGADAASSSFLTVPTSTASSVGVAESEAAAAVTLEQMILQLDLEEAAARKAQQQQQPRRASCVNSSDGRVLRSARDALSQYPRFSLDGGRDAMYRASFSDHHHYYYHDAALASSSSGHRRSPPPCRGMPPTVAGESVVWCKPGVVAKLMGLDAVPVPVRGGGQRRGGAAATAGGRRKASGAPPLASVIAGGGGRKRRGRRTGREEEEEELEKERLFMALHGYDVAVARACHAGALHPSVAPNVSGMGRGAEDGWGFRLPH; this comes from the coding sequence ATGCGGCGCCGCAGCGGCATACGCAGCTTCTGCCACGGCGTCGACTCCACGTCGACCACGATGCAGCGCCGGCTggtcggcgccgacgcggcgtcgtcgtctttcCTCACCGTGCCGACGTCGACGGCGTCGTCCGTGGGCGTCGCcgagagcgaggcggcggcggcggtgacgctgGAGCAGATGATCCTGCAGCTTGAcctcgaggaggcggcggcgaggaaggcccagcagcagcagcagccgcggcgCGCGTCGTGCGTGAACAGCTCGGACGGGCGCGTGCTCCGGTCGGCGAGGGACGCGCTCAGCCAGTACCCGCGCTTCTCCCtcgacggcggccgcgacgcCATGTACCGCGCCTCCTTCAgcgaccaccaccactactactaccacgacgccgccctcgcctcctcctcctccggccaccggagatcgccgccgccgtgccgcgggATGCCgccgacggtggccggcgagagCGTGGTGTGGTGCAAGCCCGGCGTGGTGGCCAAGCTCATGGGCCTGGACGCTGTGCCGGTGCCGGTCAGGGGAGGAGGGCAAcggaggggcggcgccgccgccaccgccggcgggaggaggaaggcgagcgGGGCACCGCCGCTGGCCTCggtgatcgccggcggcggcggaaggaagcggagggggaggaggacggggagagaggaggaggaggaggagctcgagaAGGAGAGGCTCTTCATGGCGCTGCATGGCTATGACGTGGCAGTGGCCCGCGCGTGCCACGCTGGCGCCCTTCACCCCAGCGTGGCCCCCAACGTCAGTGGGATGGGCAGGGGTGCGGAAGATGGCTGGGGATTTCGACTTCCTCACTGA